The Streptomyces achromogenes DNA segment GCGCCGTGGGCCGAGGAGCACCGCGGCGCGGACGGCGCACCGCCGGTCTACGACTACACGGTGAACCCGGCGGTGATCTCCGACTACTGGCGGGCCCGGGCCCGGGAGAACGCGGCGTACCAGAGCAGTTGGACGCTCGGCATGCGCGGTCTGCACGACAGCGCGCTGGAGACGAGGCACGCCACCACGATCCCGGAGAAGGTGGCGGTGATGAACGACATCATCGCCGACCAGCGACGGATCCTCGCGGAGGAGGTCGGGGCGGCGGCCGAGCCGCAGATCTTCATCCCGTACAAGGAGGTGCTGGACCTCTACAACGCGGGCGTCCGGGTGCCCGACGACGTCACGCTGATCTGGCCGGACGACAACCACGGCAACATGCGCCAGCTGCCGACCGAGTCGGAGCGCGCCCGCGCGGGCGGCAACGGCATCTACTACCACCTCTCCTACTGGGGCCGTCCGCGCAGCTATCTGTGGCTGGACACGACGCAACTGGCCAAGGTGTGGCAGGAGTTGCGCAGGGTGTACGAGCACCGGGCCGACCGCATGTGGATCTTCAACGTCGGTGACCTGAAGTCGATCGAGACGGGTCTGTCCTTCTCCATGGACATGGCCTGGGACGTGGACCGGTGGACGGCCGAGAACGTCGAGGGCTTCCTCGCGGAGTGGTACGGCCAGCAGTTCGGGCTGCGGTACGGCCGGGAGATCACCTCGATCCGCACCGAGTACTACCGGCTCGCGGCGGAGCGGCGGCCGGAGTTCATCGACCGCGGCGTCTTCTCCGTGGTCCACCACGGGGACGAGGCGGGACGTCGCATGGCCGCCTACGACCGTCTGCTGCAACGGACCACGACGCTCGGCGACGGACTCCCCGCGGAGTTGCGGGACGCCTTCTTCGAGCTCGTCCACTATCCGGTGCACGGCGCGTACCTGATGAACCTGAAGTACTACTGGGCGGACCGCAACGCCCTGGCGGCACGGCAGGGGCGCGGCGCCGGGACCAACCGCTTCGCTGACCTCGCCGAGGCGGCGCACACGCAGGAGGCCGCGCTGACCCAGCGGTACGACACCGAGGTTGCGGGCGGGAAGTGGAGCGGCTACATCAATCCGTACCCCTCGCAGATCCCGAAGGCGCCGGGCCGTCCGTCGGTCACCCGGGTCGCCCAGCGGGAGACGTCCGGGCTGGGGATCGCCGCCGAGGGGAACGAGGTCGGCGCCGCGCGGGCGCTGTCGTTCTCCTCCACGACCCGGGACCGGCGTTTCGTGGACGTTTTCAACACCGGTTTCCTCTCGCTTTCCTGGGTCGCCGAGGCGGACCGGCCCTGGGTCCGGCTCAGCGCGGCGGGCGGTTCGCTCACCGAGCAGACCCGGGTGTGGATCGAGATCGACTGGCCGGCCGCGCCGGAGGGCACACACGCCGTAACGGTCGTGTTCACCAGCGGTGACCAGCGTTTCGAGGTGCCGCTGACGGTCGTCAACGAGGGTGAGCGGGCGCGTCGGCGGGCGCGTGGGTTCGTCGAGGCGAACGGCTGGGTGTCGATCGACGCCGTGCACACCGAGCGCCGGGTGGCGCGTGGCGGGGCCCGCTGGCGGACCGTGCGCGGGCTCGGCCGCGGTGCGGCCGCGGTGGAGGCCGCACCGTCGACGGCGGCCCCGGTGACCGCCGACCTCGCCGCTCGTGCGCCGGAGCTGCGCTATCGGGTGCGCTTCACCAGCACCGGGACGTTCCCGGTGACCGTCTTCCGGCTGCCCTCGCTCGACGAGCGGGGCGCCCGGCGGCTCGCCGTCG contains these protein-coding regions:
- a CDS encoding glycosyl hydrolase 115 family protein; amino-acid sequence: MTAVGVAPLLPAALPSAARAATAGPASARPDFDLVQGGVAVDVFVDAGADPAVLRAAGDLQADVERVTGVRPALRRTLPARATALIVVGTLGSSPVVDRLVARERLGVRQVAGRWEASVTQVVERPAPGVDRALVIAGSDPRGTVYGIYDTSERIGISPWYWWADVPVERRDAVAVPAGPFVRREPSVRYRGVFINDEQNLTTWSHRTQETDKNIGPRTYERLFELLLRLKANYLWPAMHPYSDFFNKYRENPELADRYGIVVGSSHPEALLRNGVHEWAPWAEEHRGADGAPPVYDYTVNPAVISDYWRARARENAAYQSSWTLGMRGLHDSALETRHATTIPEKVAVMNDIIADQRRILAEEVGAAAEPQIFIPYKEVLDLYNAGVRVPDDVTLIWPDDNHGNMRQLPTESERARAGGNGIYYHLSYWGRPRSYLWLDTTQLAKVWQELRRVYEHRADRMWIFNVGDLKSIETGLSFSMDMAWDVDRWTAENVEGFLAEWYGQQFGLRYGREITSIRTEYYRLAAERRPEFIDRGVFSVVHHGDEAGRRMAAYDRLLQRTTTLGDGLPAELRDAFFELVHYPVHGAYLMNLKYYWADRNALAARQGRGAGTNRFADLAEAAHTQEAALTQRYDTEVAGGKWSGYINPYPSQIPKAPGRPSVTRVAQRETSGLGIAAEGNEVGAARALSFSSTTRDRRFVDVFNTGFLSLSWVAEADRPWVRLSAAGGSLTEQTRVWIEIDWPAAPEGTHAVTVVFTSGDQRFEVPLTVVNEGERARRRARGFVEANGWVSIDAVHTERRVARGGARWRTVRGLGRGAAAVEAAPSTAAPVTADLAARAPELRYRVRFTSTGTFPVTVFRLPSLDERGARRLAVALDDQPPVVLSGQSVATGNRGDAWARNVEEGVEKLTAPVTVAEPGEHVLRVFMVDPAIAVDQVVIDTGGLPDAYLAPPESYHPVFNPAPDTSPGVDAPSR